The following is a genomic window from Gymnodinialimonas ceratoperidinii.
CGCGTCGATGATGCGCATTTCTTCATCAACGCTTCAGGCGCTTCCGGCCAATTGCTGTCCGGTGAGTTCTGGGAGGGTGGACGCCAATGGTACGAGGGGGATTGGCTTGATCCTTTCACCCTGAAGGTGCGCCGTCAGGATGGGAGCACACGCCCATGACAAGCAAGATGGGCTTGGGTTCGGTCAATTGCACCTCCTGCGGGGCGGGGCTTTCGGTGCTCGGCGGCGGCCGGGTCGAGACGCATGTCTGTGGCTACTGTGGCGCAGTGCTGGACGCGCAGGACAATTACCGCGAGATCGCCAACATCGGCAAACGCAACCACCCTGACAGCCCTGTGCAGATCGGCCAGTCGCTGACCCTCGAGGGGGTGGAGTTCACCGTGATCGGCACCCTTGGCATGGTCGAGCGCTACGGCGGGCGCGAGTGGCGTTGGGTGGAGCATCAGCTGTTCTCGCCCACCCACGGATACCTGTGGTTGAACGTCGAGGACGGGCATCTCAGCTACACGCGCAAGATCCGCGACTACAACATGAGTGCGTGGCTCAGCCCCGCGACGGTGGAGCGCTCGGAGACGCCGCCGATCCGCGTCTACAAGACCGAGCAATATCGCTACTACGACACGACCGTCGCCGAGATCGACTTCATGGAAGGCGAGTTCAACTGGGTGCCGAAACTGGGCGAGAAGACCACGAGCGTGAACCTGCTCGGGCCCGACGCCATGCTGACCCTGACCAAGTCGAAGACGGAGCGAGAGGTGGAGCTGACACGGCTTTTGCCGCGCGCCGAGACCGCCCGTGATCTGGGCTTCGATGAAGCGGCCCTCGGGCCGGTCGGACAGGCGCATCCGCTGGCGCCCTACGTGCCGATGCCTGAGGAACGGCTCTTGCGGCGCGTCCTCGCCGGCGTTGCGGTTGTCGCGGCCGTGCTTGGCATGATCTTCTGGTTCTCGGGCGGGCGCGTGATACTGGAATCGCCCTACCTCGAGACCGCGACACTGCCCCAGATCGTCGAGTTCGAGATCGATAACACCGCGCAATTGGCGCAGCTTCAGTTCCGCACCACCTTCAACAATCAATGGGCGACCTTCGGCACCGAGTTGCGCGATCCGGACGGCGAGGTCATCCTGACCGGCGAGCGCACCGTCTCGTTCTATTCCGGCCGCTCCGGCGGCGAGAGCTGGTCCGAGGGCAGCCGCCGCAGCACGATCCGGTTCCGCCCCACGCAACCGGGCACCTACCGGGCGTCGCTGGTTCAGGTCGCGGCCTCGAACCCCGGCAGTGGCACCGTTTCCATGCGCGTGTCCCAAGGAAAGCCGACGGGCTTCTGGCTGATCGGTCTTGCCGTGATCGCCGGCCTTGGCTGGCTCGCCGTGACCGCCCGGAGCGCGGCCCACAAGAAACGCCGGTTCGCCGGCTCTGACTGGAACGACTGATGGCCCCTATCCGTCTCATCATCATCGGCGGCGCCGTGATCGCCCTTCTGGGGGCCAGTTACCTCAGCTACTATGGCGTGGGCCGCGAAAGCCGTGACCTCGCCGCCGCCGGTCCGCCCTCGGTCCGGGCGGGATCAACAGGGTCAGGCGGGGGCTTCTTCGCCTTCGGTCGGATCAAATGAACGCCATGCAACAACAGGAGCCTTCGCGCCATGTTTGAACAAATCATCCTCGCCGAGTTCATTTCGATGATCTTCTATAGCGTCGTCGGCATGTTGCTGATGTACGTCGCCTACAAGGTGATCGAGATCGTCTCGCCCTTCCCGATCGTGAAAGAGATCGAGGAAGACCAGAACACCTCGCTGGCGATCCTGATCGGCTCTGTCTTCGTGGCCATGTCGATCATCATCGCGGCTGTTATCCTTT
Proteins encoded in this region:
- a CDS encoding DUF4178 domain-containing protein, which gives rise to MTSKMGLGSVNCTSCGAGLSVLGGGRVETHVCGYCGAVLDAQDNYREIANIGKRNHPDSPVQIGQSLTLEGVEFTVIGTLGMVERYGGREWRWVEHQLFSPTHGYLWLNVEDGHLSYTRKIRDYNMSAWLSPATVERSETPPIRVYKTEQYRYYDTTVAEIDFMEGEFNWVPKLGEKTTSVNLLGPDAMLTLTKSKTEREVELTRLLPRAETARDLGFDEAALGPVGQAHPLAPYVPMPEERLLRRVLAGVAVVAAVLGMIFWFSGGRVILESPYLETATLPQIVEFEIDNTAQLAQLQFRTTFNNQWATFGTELRDPDGEVILTGERTVSFYSGRSGGESWSEGSRRSTIRFRPTQPGTYRASLVQVAASNPGSGTVSMRVSQGKPTGFWLIGLAVIAGLGWLAVTARSAAHKKRRFAGSDWND
- a CDS encoding DUF350 domain-containing protein — protein: MFEQIILAEFISMIFYSVVGMLLMYVAYKVIEIVSPFPIVKEIEEDQNTSLAILIGSVFVAMSIIIAAVILS